From the genome of Nocardia sp. NBC_01503, one region includes:
- a CDS encoding cutinase family protein: MTTSRRRPGRRSKPAGCLLLIAAIVIVIIVVLLLWYLLAGRLRVPGPKPPGTKEPTSQSADCPDVLFLSLPGTWESSSGDDPYNPSANPASLMLNISNPVREKFPNDRLEVYTVPYVAQFSNPIALPPDGQQSYNNSRSEGTKRATDKLAATYQACPLTNYVIVGFSQGAVIAGDVAAQIGAGKGPVPANKVLGVMVIADGRRDPGPGQATEIGQAPAGVGAEVALRGLNVPGITMTGPREGFGDLADRAFTICAPGDLICDSPKQALNPANLLGSVGTLVKAAGNPVHSLYNGFVVDDSGTTATQWTVNWADGLIENAPHPAHS; the protein is encoded by the coding sequence GTGACGACCTCGCGACGCCGCCCCGGACGCCGGTCCAAGCCGGCGGGTTGTCTGCTGCTCATCGCCGCGATCGTGATCGTCATCATCGTGGTGCTGTTGCTGTGGTACCTGCTGGCGGGCCGGCTGCGGGTGCCGGGTCCGAAACCGCCCGGGACGAAGGAGCCGACCTCGCAGTCGGCCGACTGCCCGGATGTGCTGTTCCTGTCGCTGCCCGGCACCTGGGAGTCGAGCAGCGGTGACGATCCGTACAACCCGTCCGCGAATCCGGCGTCGCTCATGCTCAATATCTCGAACCCGGTGCGGGAGAAGTTCCCCAACGACCGGCTCGAGGTCTACACCGTCCCGTACGTGGCGCAGTTCTCCAATCCGATCGCGCTGCCGCCGGATGGTCAGCAGTCCTACAACAACAGTCGCTCGGAGGGCACCAAGCGCGCCACCGACAAGCTCGCCGCGACCTACCAGGCGTGCCCGCTCACCAATTACGTGATCGTCGGCTTCTCACAGGGCGCGGTGATCGCCGGTGACGTGGCCGCGCAGATCGGTGCGGGCAAGGGTCCGGTCCCGGCGAACAAGGTGCTGGGCGTGATGGTCATCGCGGACGGGCGGCGCGATCCGGGGCCGGGACAGGCCACCGAGATCGGGCAGGCGCCGGCCGGCGTGGGCGCGGAGGTGGCGCTGCGCGGATTGAACGTTCCCGGCATCACCATGACCGGTCCGCGAGAAGGCTTCGGCGACTTGGCCGATCGTGCCTTCACCATCTGCGCCCCGGGTGATCTGATCTGCGATTCGCCCAAGCAGGCGTTGAACCCGGCGAATCTGCTCGGCAGCGTGGGCACGCTGGTGAAGGCCGCGGGCAATCCGGTGCACAGTCTCTACAACGGATTCGTGGTGGACGACAGCGGCACCACGGCCACCCAGTGGACCGTCAACTGGGCCGATGGGCTGATCGAGAACGCCCCGCACCCCGCGCACTCCTGA
- a CDS encoding alpha/beta hydrolase-fold protein — MFPLAVGIFGGTGAIAGPGMAFAEPEVPAGTPATVQKSVWLGDRRVALWVNSPATGAPVEVQLLMPRDWRAKPDAKFPVMFMLDGLRATDDENGWTKDAGAAGFFADKNVMVVLPVGGQSSFYTDWLQPDQGRNYKWETFLTKELPPLLESQFRATNVRAVSGLSMGGSAAMMLAARNPGWVRHAASYSGFLTLTTLGMPQMVNFAMKDAGGFDSNAMFGPPSSPEWKSHDPFELADKLKGIALYVSSGSGTAGATDPPGEVPGLTTNYAGMGLEVLSRLSTQNFVAKLNKLNIPVQVSYRPSGTHTWPYWDFEMRQSWPQIAASLGVDGTPSDCKPGGAIGGLLQLNNWLGDCLTGEYPVANGGVAQDFRNGVVFYSPATGAQPITGAIAGSYSGLNGAASGLGFPTGGEQPLPDGRGRFQSFQSGSMYWTPQTGAQMVRGAILDQWGKQGFERGPAGYPNGPEAATPNRDGVVQGFENGPIYFSPKSGAHLVQGLILGRYAQIGFENSPFGFPTGEEQPLKDLGRFLSFEGGNIYWSPLSGAWGVRKGPIMDAWGAQGFENGGLGFPIGDEGTNPNGSVQQAFQGGSVVQQDGRAQAFGLDGKPIGAPVGGPPPAEPKPAPQPAAAAAAPVAPPAEPVLPAENFPLPIPALGPEVRPN; from the coding sequence GTGTGGCTGGGTGATCGCCGGGTGGCCCTGTGGGTCAACTCGCCCGCGACCGGTGCGCCCGTCGAGGTGCAGTTGCTGATGCCGCGGGATTGGCGCGCCAAACCCGATGCCAAATTCCCGGTCATGTTCATGCTCGACGGTCTGCGCGCGACCGATGACGAGAACGGCTGGACCAAGGACGCCGGCGCCGCCGGATTCTTCGCCGACAAGAACGTCATGGTGGTGCTCCCGGTCGGCGGCCAATCCAGCTTCTACACCGATTGGCTCCAACCCGATCAGGGCCGCAACTACAAGTGGGAAACCTTCCTCACCAAGGAGCTCCCGCCGCTGCTGGAAAGCCAGTTCCGCGCCACCAATGTGCGTGCGGTATCCGGACTCTCGATGGGCGGCTCGGCCGCCATGATGCTCGCGGCCCGCAATCCCGGCTGGGTGCGGCACGCCGCCTCCTACTCCGGCTTCCTCACCCTGACCACGCTCGGCATGCCGCAGATGGTCAATTTCGCCATGAAGGACGCGGGCGGATTCGACTCCAACGCCATGTTCGGGCCGCCGTCCAGCCCGGAGTGGAAGTCGCACGATCCGTTCGAACTCGCCGACAAGCTCAAGGGCATCGCCCTCTACGTCTCCAGCGGTAGCGGCACCGCGGGCGCGACCGATCCGCCCGGTGAGGTCCCCGGCCTGACCACCAACTACGCGGGTATGGGCCTCGAGGTGCTGTCCCGGCTGAGCACACAGAACTTCGTCGCCAAGCTGAACAAGCTGAATATCCCGGTGCAGGTGAGCTATCGCCCGTCCGGGACGCACACCTGGCCCTACTGGGATTTCGAGATGCGCCAGTCCTGGCCGCAGATCGCCGCCTCGCTCGGCGTGGACGGCACCCCCAGCGATTGCAAGCCCGGTGGTGCGATCGGCGGGCTGCTACAGCTGAACAATTGGCTCGGCGACTGCCTCACCGGTGAGTACCCCGTCGCCAATGGCGGTGTGGCACAGGACTTCCGCAACGGTGTGGTGTTCTACTCGCCCGCCACCGGCGCACAGCCGATCACCGGCGCCATCGCGGGCAGCTACTCGGGTCTCAATGGCGCGGCCAGTGGACTGGGCTTCCCGACCGGCGGGGAGCAGCCGCTGCCCGATGGTCGCGGGCGTTTCCAATCCTTCCAGAGCGGCTCCATGTACTGGACCCCGCAGACCGGTGCGCAGATGGTGCGCGGCGCGATTCTGGACCAGTGGGGCAAACAGGGTTTCGAGCGCGGTCCGGCGGGCTATCCGAACGGTCCGGAGGCGGCGACGCCGAACCGGGACGGTGTGGTGCAGGGCTTCGAGAACGGGCCCATCTACTTCAGTCCCAAGTCCGGTGCGCATCTGGTGCAGGGTCTGATCCTGGGCCGGTACGCCCAGATCGGTTTCGAGAACAGTCCTTTCGGCTTCCCGACCGGGGAGGAGCAGCCGCTGAAGGATCTGGGCCGCTTCCTGAGTTTCGAGGGCGGCAATATCTACTGGAGTCCGCTCTCGGGCGCCTGGGGTGTGCGCAAGGGTCCGATCATGGATGCCTGGGGCGCACAGGGTTTCGAGAACGGTGGCCTGGGCTTCCCGATCGGTGATGAGGGCACGAACCCGAACGGTTCTGTGCAGCAGGCCTTCCAGGGCGGTTCGGTCGTACAGCAGGACGGACGCGCCCAAGCGTTCGGACTCGATGGCAAGCCGATCGGCGCTCCCGTGGGCGGCCCGCCGCCGGCCGAGCCCAAGCCCGCGCCGCAACCCGCGGCCGCGGCGGCGGCACCGGTCGCGCCACCCGCGGAACCCGTACTGCCTGCGGAGAACTTCCCGCTGCCCATTCCGGCCCTCGGTCCGGAAGTACGTCCAAACTGA
- a CDS encoding DUF732 domain-containing protein: MHRTRGKVLGVVMVFAATGLLAACGNNDSTATSTPTLAPTTTKTTTAAPATTAPGGDAPSDQPGTSEAAPTTVPEAERPQPVPSQFLTTPSGTPPLTDRDKTFIEELKKQGINPAAPDIALTAGSLVCQGTAEGATKDQIITYVTAIAGSDPSFDEAKMSVDQAGKIYYDVAIKSYCNK, from the coding sequence ATGCATCGGACCCGTGGAAAGGTTCTCGGCGTGGTGATGGTCTTCGCCGCGACCGGACTGCTTGCCGCCTGCGGCAACAATGATTCGACCGCGACGAGTACGCCCACGTTGGCTCCGACCACGACCAAGACCACCACCGCGGCTCCCGCCACCACCGCGCCCGGCGGCGACGCACCGTCCGATCAGCCCGGGACCTCGGAAGCCGCCCCGACCACGGTGCCGGAAGCCGAACGCCCGCAGCCCGTTCCGAGCCAGTTCCTCACCACGCCCAGCGGTACGCCGCCGTTGACCGATCGCGACAAGACCTTCATCGAGGAACTCAAGAAGCAGGGCATCAATCCGGCCGCGCCGGATATCGCGCTCACCGCGGGCAGCCTGGTCTGCCAGGGCACAGCCGAGGGCGCCACCAAGGATCAGATCATCACCTACGTGACCGCGATCGCGGGCTCCGATCCGTCCTTCGACGAGGCGAAGATGTCGGTGGATCAGGCGGGCAAGATCTACTACGACGTCGCGATCAAGAGTTACTGCAACAAGTGA